In Topomyia yanbarensis strain Yona2022 chromosome 2, ASM3024719v1, whole genome shotgun sequence, one DNA window encodes the following:
- the LOC131681951 gene encoding nuclear receptor-binding protein homolog isoform X2, whose amino-acid sequence MPGSRSSNNDTEHNKSPRESGEDSEDESEILEESPCGRWLKRKEEVEQRDVPGIDCAHLAMDTEEGVEVVWNEVQFSERKNFKSQEEKIQLVFENLTQLEHPNIVKFHRYWTDTHNDKPRVIFITEYMSSGSLKQFLKRTKKNVKKLPLQAWKRWCTQILSALSYLHSCSPPVIHGNLTCDTIFIQHNGLVKIGSVAPDAIHHHVKTCRENMKNMHFLAPEYGSAASTTAIDIYSFGICALEMAALEIQGNGDSGTLVTEEQIKRTVESLEDAQQKDFIIKCLSHDPAKRPTARELLFHTLLFEVHPLKLLAAHCLVNTSSNYDEMLQKLNKSDIVYAEVRAVEFHLGDVPGTEKLEKFVEDVKYGIYPLTAFSAQKPPASRPRAISPETAESVKSATPEPLDIETRRVVNMICSVKPREENCELFMTILLRMEDKMNRQLTCPISPDDSAVALSHELVHLGFIHETDREKLATMIEDTLRNKQQQLLGAAAKMQSAAAQAGERLVASDGSGISGSDTMASNSNHLHHHVPVNSAIVF is encoded by the exons GTCGAACAACGCGATGTCCCTGGCATCGACTGTGCACATCTGGCGATGGACACCGAGGAAGGTGTCGAAGTTGTCTGGAACGAAGTACAGTTTTCCGAGAGGAAGAATTTCAAATCTcaagaagaaaaaatacaattagtATTCGAAAACCTAACTCAGTTAGAGCATCCAAATATAGTCAAATTTCATCGTTATTGGACGGATACGCATAACGATAAACCTAGG GTAATATTTATAACGGAATATATGTCCTCTGGTTCCCTGAAACAGTTTCTCAAACGTACCAAGAAAAACGTTAAGAAACTACCACTGCAAGCATGGAAGCGGTGGTGTACTCAAATTTTATCAGCACTTAG TTATTTGCATTCCTGTTCGCCGCCAGTAATTCACGGCAACTTAACCTGTGATACAATATTTATTCAACATAATGGTCTAGTTAAAATTGGTAGTGTAGCTCCAGATGCCATTCATCATCATGTAAAAACGTGtagggaaaatatgaaaaatatgcattttttagcACCAGAGTATGGAT CAGCCGCATCGACGACCGCCATCGATATCTACTCGTTTGGCATTTGCGCGCTGGAGATGGCGGCACTGGAAATCCAAGGGAACGGAGATTCGGGTACGCTAGTCACAGAAGAGCAAATCAAACGCACTGTCGAGAGTCTTGAAGATGCCCAGCAGAAAGACTTCATCATCAAGTGCCTCAGTCATGACCCTGCCAAAAGGCCTACCGCTAGGGAATTACTATTTCACACGCTACTATTCGAGGTGCATCCGCTGAAGCTGCTAGCCGCCCACTGTCTGGTGAACACCTCAT CGAACTACGACGAAATGTTGCAGAAGCTGAACAAATCGGACATCGTGTACGCCGAAGTACGGGCGGTCGAGTTTCACCTGGGCGATGTCCCCGGAACGGAAAAGCTGGAGAAGTTCGTAGAAGATGTGAA ATATGGCATTTATCCACTGACTGCCTTTTCGGCACAAAAACCACCCGCTTCCCGACCACGAGCAATATCGCCCGAGACTGCAGAATCGGTAAaatccgccacgccagagccgTTAGATATTGAAACTAGGAGAGTTGTGAATATGATATGTAGTGTTAAGCCGCGAGAAGAAAATTGTGAATTATTT ATGACAATACTATTAAGGATGGAAGATAAGATGAATCGACAGTTAACATGTCCCATCTCGCCGGACGATTCAGCCGTCGCGCTTTCGCATGAACTAGTACATTTAGGATTTATTCATGAA ACGGATCGTGAAAAGCTAGCAACAATGATCGAGGACACACTTAGGAATAAACAACAGCAACTGCTGGGTGCGGCGGCAAAAATGCAATCGGCGGCAGCCCAAGCCGGTGAGAGGCTAGTAGCCTCCGACGGTAGTGGCATATCCGGGTCGGACACGATGGCGTCCAACAGCAATCATCTTCACCATCATGTTCCTGTAAATTCGGCCA TTGTGTTCTAA